CTCTGATTTTTCTGAAAAAATTTATCCATATTATTAAAGCCTTCGGTTAGTTCGTTTGACTTCACGCCGTAGCTGATCGAGATCCCCGCCTCGAAAAACGCCGCGAGCTTGTCGCAAAATTTAAGCGCTTTGCCGTCGATGGCGTTAAATTTATCCTCATTTACGTTCTCCATCGTGCCCTCGTGATGCAGAGGCTTTTTCTCGCAGATCCTATTTTCAAACTCGTTTTTGATAAATTTGCCGCCTTCCATGCGGATACCGAGGATATAGCTAAACTCGTCTCTAAAATTTTCAGGCACGAAAGGCAAAATTTTCTCGTCTATCAGGCGCATTTCGTATTCGCTGATTATCTCGTTTAGCCCTTCGATACCGTATTTTACGGGGCTAATGATATCGCGCGTTAGCGACTCGGGCAGATCGTGAAAGAGCGCGCAAAAGAAGTTGTTTTCTAGCCTTGATTTGCAGGCCTTTACCTCAAGCGAGTAAAAATAACTCAAAATCGCCACGACTAACATATGGCCTAGAACCGCCGTTTCAGGGATGCGCGGCGTCTGCGCCCAGCGCTTTTGAAAGCGCAGTCTGCCGGCTAGATCGACTAGCTTGGCTAGCTTTTGATTCATCACGATTTTGCGCACGCCTATTAGCTCGTAATAATCCTCCAGCTCCTCCTCCACGCGCGCTTTTAGCTCGTCTATGTCGCTTAAAAATTTGCTCGTTTGATAAACGATCGAAAACTCCCAGCGCGTCGCGAGATAACTAGCGGCCTTTAGGATCAGGCGCTCTTTGGCGTGAGCTTTGTCTTTGTGCGTGAGATAGCGGCGCATTCGCTCTAAAAATTTACCGCCCTCGACATCCTTTACGAGCCCTTCTAGGATCGTTAACACCCAGGCGTTTATCTGCTCGTTTTTGGTTTTTTGCATCTGATGAAACACATCGGGGCGTATATCCGTGACCACGACTCGCGCGAGAAACTCGAAAATACCGGCCTCGATGATGTAGTTCATATCGGCGCCATGCTCGAGCTTTGCAATAAAATACGCGATGATAAATTTATGCGCCTGCTTGTCAAGCTCGACTAAATTCGTCATCTTGGGATAGTCGTTCCAGCGCGAGATGGACGCAGCTTTAAAGATATGTTCGATCAGCTGCGCGCTTATCATTTATCTTCCGATGATTTTTTCACGACGCGGGCGCGCTTTTCGCCGGCAAATTCAGGCTTTTTAAAACCTTCTTTGCTACTAGCCCTTCGCGGTTTATCGTCAAATTTATCTTTACTCGCGCGAGGTTTTCTATCACCTGTTTTCGCACCTTTTTTATCGGCGCCAAAACTCTTACCGCGAGAGCCGTCTTTGCTAAATTTAGACTCGCGTCCGCCGTAACCGCTTCTATCGAAACTACGCTCGCTATCTCGCAAAAATTTCTCAAATTTCGGCGCTTCAAAGCTTTGCTCTTGCGTTTTTTTGATTATCTCGTCCGAGCAAATTTCAATCACCGTATGGACATTGCCGCGCGGGTTAAAATCACCCGTGATCTTCATCCATTTTGGTGCTAGCTTTCGCTCTAAAACTTCGTAAATTTCGTTTATGCTATCTTCATGGCTGATGTTTCGCGTCATGAAGCTATTGATGTAAAGTTTGATCGCTTTTAGCTCGACGACGAATTTAGCCGGCACATACTCGAGATATATCGTCGCAAAATCAGGATACCCAGATCGCGGGCATAGGCAGCAAAACTCTGGCAGCGTGATCTTGATCTTATAGTCGCGCTCGTGCTTATTTTCCCATATTTCTAGGTCTTTTTCTACGTCAAATTCGCTTATTATTTTCTCGCCGTATTTTGGCTCTACGACCTCATTTTCTTGCATTTTTTTCCTTTAAATTTCTTTTGGCTTCTCTATCAAAAAGCCTTGTGCGAAGTCAGTCTGATAGCGCTCCGCGATGTTGTAAAACTCGTCATCCTCTACAAATCTCACGATGGATTTTACGCCTACTCTTTTTGCGGTCAAATTTAGATTTTCTAACAGGGTTTTAAATTTGTCGTTTTTGATATTTTTGTTAAATTCGATGTCGTAAATAACAAAATCTATCGGCAAATATTTAAAATATTCAAAGCCCGCGTTGTTGCCGCCGAATTTATTAAGCGCAAAGCGGAAACCGAGGTTTTTATACTCCGTTAAAATTTCTCTAAATCTATTTATCTCATCATATACTAGCTTCTCGCTAAACTCGAAAATAACGCGGTTTGGATCGATTTTGCCTAGCTGTACGAACTCTTTTATAAAATTCGTAAATTTTAAATTTCTAATCGAAACCGACGAAATTTCGATAACGATCGGATCTTCGTCTTTAAATTTAAGCTCGGATAGCTTTTTGATGACGTTTATGTCAAAAAGTACCTCGTAGCCGTTTTTGTTCGCGATATTTTGCACTTTTGCTTTTGAGACGAGACCTTGCTTATCGGTGTAAACTTTTACAATGATATTTTTCAAATTTTGCCCGAAACGAAGGCTTTTAACGAGCTGAGTTTGGAAGATAAATCTTTGCATATCGATGCAGTTGCAGACGTCTTTTTCAAGATCGTCGGTGATATCTACTTTATCTTCGCTATCGCTTTCGTTTAGCTTTTGGATGAGATATGAGACCGAGTTTTTGAGGCTTGCTGAGTGATTTATATCGATAGCGTCAAATTTGATCTTTAGCTCGATATTGTAAATTCCGTCGCTTAAAATGCTCTTTTCAAAAACGTTTAAAAGATGGATTAGCTCGGTACTTTTACTCTCGCAAAAGATTAGAAAATATTCGTTTGAATATCTACCTATAAGCGTATTTTTAGACACTTTTTCATTTAGAAATTTTTCCAGTCTCTCGACTAGTCGTTTGAGCAAAATATCGGTGCTAACAAAGCTATAACGTTCGTTTATATCGTTTAAATTTTCGATCTTTAGCATTAGCATATTGCCGCCGCTTTTGCCTTTAAATTTAGAAGCTTGCTTTGATAAAAGTCTTAAAATTTCGTCTCTATTATAGGCTTTTGTTACTTGATCAAGTACGCTCGTTTGAAAGCTTTGATAAATTTTGTAGGCCGTAAAATAAACTTGACATAGAACTAAAATAGTGATCAAAATGATGTCATTGATGTCAAAATCTATATCATCTTTTTTAACGAAAATATACATCAAAATAATAACGCTGAAAATAAAAATAGAAGAGATCTCGAGCGCGGTTTTAAACCTATTTGATCGTTCTTTTAGTTCTGATTTTAGCATTTTACACGTCCAAATGTTTCACGTCTTTTGCGTGCTCTTGTATATAGTTTCTTCGCGGTTCGACCTCGTCGCCCATGAAGAGATTAAACGTATCCGAAGCGCTTACTACATCGTTTATGTTTATCTTTAACAAACGGCGATTTTCAGGGTTCATCGTCGTTTCCCATAGCTGTTCCGGATTCATCTCGCCAAGGCCTTTATAGCGTTGTATATAGGCGCCTTTTTTGGCATTTTTCTCTATCTCGTCTAGTACGTCTATTACATCGCCTTTTAGCTCGATGCCGCGCTCTTTTATCTTTTGACTGATATAAAGCGCTTCCTCATAAAGCGGATTTGTAAATAAATTTTCATTTACCAAAAGCTCTTCCAAACCGCTTTCGGTTTGTACGTAAATTCGTGCCTCTTCTTCACTGACGTATGAGTTTAGGATATTGTGCCCCTGAGCTTCTAAATAATTTTTCAAAATTTCATAAATTTCACCGTAGCTTTTTGAAACGATATCTGGATTTTCAATCATATATCTAACAGCAGAAATCACGCTAAAGCGCTTTTCAAGCTCTTTTAACACGCTTCTATAAGCCGCGACTAGCTTTAAAAAGTCTATGAGATCAGCGTTTCCTATACCTTCAAACTCGACCCCTTCGATACCGGTTTCGATTAGAAATTCGTTCAGTGCTCTTTCATCTTTTAGATAAATCTCTTTTTTGCCCTTTTTATAGCGGTAAAGAGGAGGCTGAGCTAGATAGATGTGACCGTTTTCCACGACTTTGTGTAAAAATCTAAAGAAAAACGTTAAAAGCAGCGTCTGGATATGGCTACCGTCGACGTCGGCATCGGTCATGATGATGATTTTATGATAGCGAAGTCTCTCGGCATCAAATTCGTCGCCGATACCGCAGCCTAGAGCGGTTATCATATTTTTTATTTCGTCTGATTTTAAAATTTTATCTAAGCGCGATTTTTCGACGTTTAAAATTTTACCTTTTAATGGCAAAATCGCTTGAAAAACTCTATCGCGTCCTTGTTTAGCCGAACCGCCCGCAGAGTCGCCCTCCACCAGATAAAGCTCGCTGATCGTTGGATCTTTGCTCTGGCAGTCGGCTAGTTTGCCAGGCAGCGTTCCTATGCTTAAACCCTCTTTTTTACGCGTTAGATCGCGAGCTTTTTTCGCCGCTTCACGTCCGCGCGCCGCCATCAGCGCTTTTTCCATTATCGCGCGAGCTTCGATCGGGTTTTCTTCAAAATATTTACTAAGCACCTCAAAAACCATCTTTTGAACGATAGGTTTTACGTAGCTTGAGCCTAGTTTTCCTTTTGTCTGGCCCTCAAACTGCGGCTCTGGTACCTTTACGCTGATAACTGCGATAAGGCCCTCACGGATATCTTCGCCCGTGATTTTTGTGTCTTTTTCGCGGGCTGCGGCGTTTGCAGAGATATAGTTTGTTATCACGCGAGTTAGACCAGCGCGAAATCCCGCTTCGTGCGTACCGCCGTCAGGAGTTTTGATGTTATTTACGAAGCTTAGTAAATTTTCGCTATAAGTGTCGTTATACATCAAGGCAAAATCAACTAACACATCTTCTTCGCCGCCGCTAAAAGATACCGCTTTACTTACGGCTTCGTTTTTATTTAAATCGGTTACAAAGCTCTCAAGTCCGCCCTCGTAGTGAAAACTCTCGCTTCTACCGTTTCTTTGATCTTTAAAATTTATCGTGATTTTTGGGTTTAGATAGGCTAACTCTCTAAAGCGTTTAGTTAAAATTTCATCGTTAAATTCCGTAACCTCAAAAATGCTGTCATCCGGCCAAAACTCTACCTGAGTTCCGGTTCTATTTGTAGTTTTTATAACTTCCAGGTCGCTTTGCGGGATACCTTTTGAAAACTCTTGTCTATGTAGTTTGCCGTCGCGTTTGATATTTACGACCAGTTTTTTAGAAAGGGCATTTACGACGCTAACGCCAAC
This is a stretch of genomic DNA from Campylobacter showae CSUNSWCD. It encodes these proteins:
- a CDS encoding HD domain-containing protein, with the protein product MISAQLIEHIFKAASISRWNDYPKMTNLVELDKQAHKFIIAYFIAKLEHGADMNYIIEAGIFEFLARVVVTDIRPDVFHQMQKTKNEQINAWVLTILEGLVKDVEGGKFLERMRRYLTHKDKAHAKERLILKAASYLATRWEFSIVYQTSKFLSDIDELKARVEEELEDYYELIGVRKIVMNQKLAKLVDLAGRLRFQKRWAQTPRIPETAVLGHMLVVAILSYFYSLEVKACKSRLENNFFCALFHDLPESLTRDIISPVKYGIEGLNEIISEYEMRLIDEKILPFVPENFRDEFSYILGIRMEGGKFIKNEFENRICEKKPLHHEGTMENVNEDKFNAIDGKALKFCDKLAAFFEAGISISYGVKSNELTEGFNNMDKFFQKNQSLDGVNFLKVCDDFKEHFSLLQV
- a CDS encoding EAL domain-containing protein; translation: MLKSELKERSNRFKTALEISSIFIFSVIILMYIFVKKDDIDFDINDIILITILVLCQVYFTAYKIYQSFQTSVLDQVTKAYNRDEILRLLSKQASKFKGKSGGNMLMLKIENLNDINERYSFVSTDILLKRLVERLEKFLNEKVSKNTLIGRYSNEYFLIFCESKSTELIHLLNVFEKSILSDGIYNIELKIKFDAIDINHSASLKNSVSYLIQKLNESDSEDKVDITDDLEKDVCNCIDMQRFIFQTQLVKSLRFGQNLKNIIVKVYTDKQGLVSKAKVQNIANKNGYEVLFDINVIKKLSELKFKDEDPIVIEISSVSIRNLKFTNFIKEFVQLGKIDPNRVIFEFSEKLVYDEINRFREILTEYKNLGFRFALNKFGGNNAGFEYFKYLPIDFVIYDIEFNKNIKNDKFKTLLENLNLTAKRVGVKSIVRFVEDDEFYNIAERYQTDFAQGFLIEKPKEI
- the gyrB gene encoding DNA topoisomerase (ATP-hydrolyzing) subunit B, which encodes MQQNYGAENIKVLKGLEAVRKRPGMYIGDTNISGLHHMIYEVVDNSIDEAMAGYCDTIDIELTREGSAIITDNGRGIPVGMHPTEKISAATVVLTVLHAGGKFDKDTYKVSGGLHGVGVSVVNALSKKLVVNIKRDGKLHRQEFSKGIPQSDLEVIKTTNRTGTQVEFWPDDSIFEVTEFNDEILTKRFRELAYLNPKITINFKDQRNGRSESFHYEGGLESFVTDLNKNEAVSKAVSFSGGEEDVLVDFALMYNDTYSENLLSFVNNIKTPDGGTHEAGFRAGLTRVITNYISANAAAREKDTKITGEDIREGLIAVISVKVPEPQFEGQTKGKLGSSYVKPIVQKMVFEVLSKYFEENPIEARAIMEKALMAARGREAAKKARDLTRKKEGLSIGTLPGKLADCQSKDPTISELYLVEGDSAGGSAKQGRDRVFQAILPLKGKILNVEKSRLDKILKSDEIKNMITALGCGIGDEFDAERLRYHKIIIMTDADVDGSHIQTLLLTFFFRFLHKVVENGHIYLAQPPLYRYKKGKKEIYLKDERALNEFLIETGIEGVEFEGIGNADLIDFLKLVAAYRSVLKELEKRFSVISAVRYMIENPDIVSKSYGEIYEILKNYLEAQGHNILNSYVSEEEARIYVQTESGLEELLVNENLFTNPLYEEALYISQKIKERGIELKGDVIDVLDEIEKNAKKGAYIQRYKGLGEMNPEQLWETTMNPENRRLLKININDVVSASDTFNLFMGDEVEPRRNYIQEHAKDVKHLDV